From the genome of Acidobacteriota bacterium, one region includes:
- the bshA gene encoding N-acetyl-alpha-D-glucosaminyl L-malate synthase BshA gives MNVGITCYPTYGGSGIVATELSQCLAQRGHRVHIISSSMPSRLLELGERIFFHEVEAMAYPLFEYVPYDLALATKMVEVIKRENLDLLHVHYAIPHAISGYLAREMIHPRWVPVITTLHGTDITLVGRDHSYLSVTQFGLRQSDGVTAVSHFLKEATLREFCSECDIRVIPNFVDVDRMQRRFSPEVHRRFAPRGEKILVHLSNFRPVKRVDDVVRIFHRVRQQIPAVLLMIGDGVERSNAQYLASELGIGDSVFFVGMVDAIENYLSVCDLMLLPSETESFGLAALEAMACGVPVVATRVGGVPELIREDETGLLHPVGDVAGMAQAALSLLAEDRLGQLRINCRKRAQRYSAQHVAPLYEAYYRETIEKGVRPVRRRGNSGTV, from the coding sequence ATGAACGTCGGCATCACGTGCTACCCGACCTACGGCGGCAGCGGCATCGTGGCGACCGAGTTGTCGCAGTGCTTGGCCCAGAGGGGTCACCGGGTTCACATCATCAGCTCGTCCATGCCCAGCCGGCTGCTGGAGTTGGGGGAACGCATCTTCTTCCACGAAGTGGAAGCCATGGCCTACCCCCTCTTCGAGTATGTTCCCTACGACTTGGCCCTGGCCACCAAGATGGTGGAGGTGATCAAGCGGGAGAATCTTGACCTGTTGCACGTCCACTACGCGATTCCCCACGCCATCAGCGGCTACCTGGCCCGGGAGATGATCCATCCCCGCTGGGTTCCGGTGATCACGACCCTCCACGGCACCGACATCACGCTGGTGGGCCGGGACCATTCCTATCTGTCCGTCACCCAGTTTGGACTCCGCCAGAGCGACGGGGTCACGGCGGTGAGTCATTTCCTCAAGGAGGCGACTCTGCGGGAGTTCTGCAGCGAGTGCGATATCCGCGTGATTCCCAACTTCGTGGACGTGGACCGCATGCAGCGGCGCTTTTCGCCCGAGGTTCACCGGCGTTTCGCCCCCCGCGGCGAGAAGATCCTGGTCCACCTGTCCAATTTCCGGCCGGTCAAGCGGGTGGACGACGTGGTCCGGATCTTTCACCGGGTACGTCAGCAGATCCCGGCCGTCCTGCTCATGATCGGCGACGGGGTCGAGCGTTCCAACGCCCAGTATCTGGCCAGCGAGTTGGGGATCGGTGATTCGGTCTTCTTCGTCGGCATGGTGGACGCCATCGAAAACTACCTTTCGGTCTGCGACCTTATGCTGCTGCCCAGCGAGACAGAGAGCTTCGGCCTGGCGGCGCTGGAGGCCATGGCCTGCGGAGTTCCGGTGGTGGCCACGCGCGTGGGCGGGGTCCCGGAGTTGATCCGGGAAGACGAGACCGGCCTGCTCCACCCGGTGGGTGATGTGGCCGGCATGGCTCAGGCCGCCTTGAGCCTGCTTGCGGAGGATCGGCTGGGGCAACTCAGAATCAATTGCCGGAAGCGTGCCCAGCGCTATTCGGC
- a CDS encoding Gldg family protein — MLKKLIQPLVSVFGTSETLIYAGAGGLIGGYFYYSVNNLWDWKAQAAIYGGAGLLILWGVLNLGQLRSGLTSRRGRHGAAAGASTVLVVAIVCLLSFLNLRHNRRIDLTENQLFSLSSQSRKVVEALEGEIQVVGFFQDEIQSGAFEELMQQYRYVSTRVNYEVVDPQKEPGRVAQFDVERFGQIAVAAGARTEIVDDFDEAKITNAIIKVTREGQKIVYFLTGHGERSLEESGPEGLSQVKEAIERQNYVVRSYNLAQENDLPEDPAVLISAGPTVSFLPNEVGLLKEYLEGGGKLLLMLDPRTRFSMDGLLGEYGLGVDGNVVIDASGVGQLFGLGVAAPIVSSYETHAITDELRGVMTFFPMAQSVKTTDSPLGYSSSKLFSTSARSWGETDLEGNEAAFDEGKDIQGPLALAAVAVKTVQTGGEPEGEESSHHAEGGDQDSAGEASPEPDPHAGGEDGGESDAESRESRIVLVGDSDFATNAYSTTSANGDFLRMTVSWLAEDTDLVAVQSRDPENRRVNLTRRESTLMFWATVILMPLVTLVFGMAVWLRRK; from the coding sequence GTGCTCAAGAAACTGATTCAGCCCCTGGTCTCGGTTTTCGGCACCTCCGAGACCCTGATCTACGCCGGCGCGGGAGGCCTGATCGGCGGCTACTTCTACTATTCCGTCAACAATCTCTGGGACTGGAAGGCCCAGGCGGCGATCTACGGTGGCGCCGGCCTGCTGATTCTCTGGGGCGTCCTGAACCTGGGTCAGCTTCGGTCAGGCTTGACCTCCCGCCGGGGTCGCCACGGCGCCGCCGCGGGCGCTTCCACGGTGCTGGTGGTCGCCATCGTGTGCCTGTTGAGTTTCCTCAATCTGCGACACAACCGGAGAATCGACTTGACGGAGAATCAGCTCTTCTCCCTTTCCAGCCAGAGCCGGAAGGTGGTCGAAGCCCTGGAAGGAGAGATCCAGGTGGTGGGTTTTTTCCAGGACGAGATCCAGTCCGGAGCCTTCGAGGAGTTGATGCAGCAGTACCGCTACGTCTCCACCCGGGTCAACTACGAAGTGGTGGACCCGCAGAAAGAGCCGGGCCGCGTGGCCCAGTTCGACGTGGAACGCTTTGGCCAGATCGCCGTGGCCGCCGGAGCCAGGACCGAGATCGTGGATGATTTTGACGAAGCCAAGATCACCAACGCCATCATCAAGGTGACACGCGAGGGACAGAAGATCGTCTACTTCCTGACGGGTCACGGAGAGCGGAGCCTGGAGGAATCGGGCCCTGAAGGGTTGTCCCAGGTCAAGGAGGCGATCGAGAGGCAGAACTACGTGGTCCGGAGCTACAACCTGGCGCAGGAGAATGATCTGCCCGAAGATCCCGCCGTTCTCATCTCCGCCGGTCCCACGGTGAGCTTTCTCCCCAATGAGGTCGGGCTCTTGAAGGAATACCTGGAGGGCGGAGGGAAACTGCTTCTGATGCTGGACCCCCGGACCCGGTTCTCCATGGACGGCCTTTTGGGGGAGTACGGATTGGGCGTGGACGGGAACGTGGTGATCGACGCCAGTGGAGTCGGTCAGCTCTTCGGCCTGGGGGTGGCCGCGCCTATCGTCTCCAGTTACGAAACGCACGCGATCACGGATGAATTGCGCGGTGTCATGACCTTTTTCCCCATGGCTCAGAGCGTGAAGACGACCGACAGCCCGCTGGGGTACAGCTCGTCGAAGCTCTTCTCCACGTCTGCCAGAAGTTGGGGAGAAACGGACCTGGAGGGCAACGAAGCGGCATTCGATGAGGGCAAGGACATCCAGGGGCCCCTGGCTCTGGCGGCCGTGGCGGTGAAGACCGTTCAGACCGGTGGCGAACCGGAAGGAGAGGAGTCGTCCCACCACGCAGAGGGTGGAGACCAGGACAGCGCCGGAGAGGCGTCTCCTGAACCGGATCCTCACGCCGGTGGGGAGGATGGCGGCGAGAGTGATGCCGAATCCCGCGAGTCGCGCATCGTCCTGGTGGGCGATTCCGATTTCGCCACCAATGCCTACTCCACCACGTCCGCCAACGGCGATTTCCTGCGGATGACCGTCAGTTGGCTGGCGGAGGACACGGACCTGGTGGCGGTCCAGTCCAGGGATCCGGAGAACCGCAGAGTCAATCTGACCCGGAGAGAATCGACTCTGATGTTCTGGGCCACCGTCATCCTCATGCCGCTGGTGACCCTGGTGTTCGGCATGGCGGTGTGGCTCAGGCGGAAGTAA
- a CDS encoding DUF4340 domain-containing protein, with protein MKKIGVLFVAFLALVLWVYFYEIEGEKTRQAAKEREESLLRLEQDQISSVRMDRPGQDSILLERIGEGWALKAPLEGPADKTSVDSLVRDLGTARIDRTFEEVGAGPEEYGLAEPRLKLTVGADDESRVLSVGSDDFTGSKVYVQVQGDSQVHVVSDRLFTTADKKLMDWRDKKVISMERDKVAVVEIYRASEKLRLKKENGKWMLESPLQEAADQSAVTGLLSSLEFAEAKQFVAEESDELGRYGLEKPQLRVRFQQEGQDQWETLELGNEFEEAEDQYLARNPSRSPVFSIGREVRDKLVQELWEFRDKDVVDVDQDDVATVVVMVGDQEIHARREDYKWILEKPEEQKGKEALAYKFWYPMDDIKFESIDAGSVEAGTDLPAPQVRVRIELKDGSVRNFQFARQGKRHVARKMESGRTGAISEEAFQKIQFKVDEIV; from the coding sequence ATGAAAAAGATCGGCGTCCTCTTTGTTGCATTCCTGGCCCTGGTCCTCTGGGTCTATTTCTACGAGATCGAAGGCGAGAAGACGCGGCAAGCGGCCAAGGAGCGGGAGGAGAGCCTGCTCCGTCTGGAACAGGACCAGATCAGTTCGGTCAGGATGGACCGTCCCGGTCAAGATTCGATTCTCCTGGAGAGGATCGGCGAGGGCTGGGCCCTCAAGGCGCCGCTGGAGGGGCCCGCCGACAAGACCAGCGTCGACTCTCTGGTTCGCGACCTGGGGACGGCACGCATCGACCGGACGTTCGAGGAGGTGGGCGCGGGACCCGAGGAGTACGGACTGGCCGAACCCCGTCTCAAACTCACGGTCGGGGCGGATGACGAGAGCAGAGTACTGAGCGTGGGCAGCGACGACTTCACGGGAAGCAAAGTCTATGTCCAGGTCCAGGGCGATTCGCAGGTTCACGTGGTGTCGGATCGTCTCTTCACCACGGCGGACAAGAAGTTGATGGATTGGCGCGACAAGAAAGTGATCTCCATGGAGCGGGACAAGGTCGCGGTCGTCGAGATCTATCGCGCTTCGGAGAAGCTGCGGCTCAAGAAGGAGAACGGCAAGTGGATGCTGGAATCGCCTCTCCAGGAGGCGGCCGACCAGAGCGCCGTGACGGGTCTCCTGTCGTCGCTGGAATTCGCCGAGGCGAAGCAGTTCGTCGCCGAGGAGAGCGATGAATTGGGCCGGTACGGGCTGGAGAAGCCGCAACTCAGGGTCCGTTTCCAGCAGGAGGGTCAGGATCAGTGGGAGACCCTGGAGCTGGGAAACGAGTTCGAGGAGGCCGAGGATCAGTATCTGGCGCGCAATCCCTCCCGGTCTCCCGTCTTCAGCATCGGCAGGGAGGTCCGGGACAAGCTGGTCCAGGAGCTGTGGGAATTTCGTGACAAGGACGTCGTCGACGTGGACCAGGATGATGTCGCCACCGTTGTGGTGATGGTCGGGGACCAGGAGATCCATGCCCGCCGCGAAGATTACAAGTGGATCCTGGAAAAGCCGGAGGAACAAAAAGGCAAGGAGGCGCTGGCCTACAAGTTCTGGTATCCCATGGATGACATCAAGTTCGAGTCCATCGACGCCGGTTCCGTCGAGGCGGGGACGGACCTTCCCGCGCCTCAGGTCCGGGTGCGGATCGAATTGAAAGACGGGTCCGTCCGGAACTTCCAGTTTGCCCGACAGGGGAAACGCCATGTGGCTCGAAAGATGGAATCGGGCCGCACCGGCGCCATTTCCGAGGAAGCGTTCCAAAAGATCCAGTTCAAGGTGGACGAGATCGTTTGA